In a single window of the Limnochorda sp. L945t genome:
- a CDS encoding DNA methyltransferase — MRKQQELYGEHAPFTAFDTVGPDTDLSQLDLNWREQDLPQHERTRHVHGLHPYLGKFIPQLVEIFLRKYARESVVDPFAGSGTTLVEANRLGFRAMGCDVSAFNCLLARVKTARYDLALLRREMHDVLARTEFELFKKSAAVGGLDGAGDGTPEVPARGSAYLRRWYAPQALAELLTYRSFIPQYHYQDVLKLVLSRAARSARLTTHFELDFPAEPQTTPYYCRKHHRICSPTTQALAFLRRYTADTLRRIEAFAAVRTQAPVEVVWGDARDVRFPPCDTVVTSPPYPGLIDYHEQHRYAYELLGLPGLQEREIGRPNGAGGRRRLLAEYYRGIADVFANVAGSVRPGGHVIIVVHDRDDAYVRLAGELGWEVESVLTRHVNRRTGLRSGEFFERVYVWRKPDGGKPQY, encoded by the coding sequence TTGCGCAAGCAGCAGGAACTCTACGGAGAGCACGCACCCTTCACCGCGTTCGACACGGTGGGGCCGGACACCGACCTGTCCCAGCTCGACCTCAACTGGCGGGAGCAGGACCTCCCCCAGCACGAGCGTACCCGCCACGTGCACGGCCTGCACCCGTACCTGGGCAAGTTCATCCCGCAGCTGGTGGAGATCTTCTTGCGCAAGTACGCCCGGGAGTCGGTGGTCGACCCGTTCGCCGGCTCCGGCACGACCCTGGTGGAGGCCAACCGGCTCGGTTTTCGTGCCATGGGGTGCGACGTGTCGGCGTTCAACTGCCTGCTGGCCAGGGTCAAGACCGCCCGCTACGACCTCGCCCTGCTCCGCCGGGAGATGCACGACGTCCTGGCCCGCACGGAGTTCGAGCTCTTCAAGAAGAGCGCAGCGGTCGGCGGCCTCGACGGGGCCGGCGACGGGACGCCGGAGGTGCCGGCGCGGGGTTCGGCGTACCTGCGGCGATGGTATGCGCCGCAGGCGCTGGCGGAGCTGCTCACGTACCGTTCCTTCATTCCCCAGTACCACTACCAGGACGTGCTCAAGCTCGTGCTGTCCCGGGCTGCCCGCTCCGCGCGCCTGACCACCCACTTCGAGCTCGACTTCCCGGCTGAGCCGCAGACGACGCCCTACTACTGCCGCAAGCATCACCGGATCTGCAGCCCGACGACGCAGGCGCTTGCCTTTTTGCGCCGCTACACGGCGGATACGCTGCGCCGCATCGAGGCGTTCGCCGCCGTGCGCACGCAGGCGCCCGTGGAGGTGGTGTGGGGGGACGCCCGGGACGTGCGGTTCCCGCCGTGCGACACCGTCGTCACGTCGCCGCCGTACCCGGGGCTCATCGACTATCACGAGCAGCACCGCTACGCTTACGAGCTCCTGGGGCTGCCCGGGCTCCAGGAGCGGGAGATCGGCCGGCCCAACGGTGCCGGCGGGCGGCGGCGCCTGCTCGCCGAGTATTACCGAGGGATCGCCGACGTTTTCGCCAACGTGGCCGGCTCCGTGCGGCCGGGAGGGCACGTGATCATCGTGGTGCACGATCGGGACGACGCCTACGTCCGGCTCGCCGGGGAGCTCGGGTGGGAAGTGGAGTCGGTCCTGACCCGCCACGTCAATCGCCGCACGGGGTTGCGCAGCGGAGAGTTCTTCGAGCGCGTCTACGTCTGGCGCAAGCCGGACGGAGGCAAGCCGCAATACTAG
- a CDS encoding NCS2 family permease, giving the protein MATSESTHVSEQAFGEPGPLERRFRLRERSTTAGAEAVAGVTTFMTMAYILFVNPSILGAAGMPAEAVAVATAVAAGLTTLAMGLYTNYPFALAPGMGLNAALAYGLVLGQHVPWQTAMGVIFVEGALVTLLVLTNVREAVMDAIPLALKRAIGAGIGLFIAFIGLTQSGIVVRSEATLVTFGSFTDPKVLLTFGGLLVTATLLSLRVRGAILIGILLTALAGVPLGITQWPQQWVRLPHAGSFSTFFQLDVAGALQLGLLSAIFAFMMTDFFDTMGTVVAVAGEGGLLDREGRLPGIRRVLLVDSLAAVTGGLAGASSVTTYVESAAGVAEGGRTGLSSVVTAVLFFLAIFFAPVLVVVPPQATAAALVVVGFLMLGTVVREIHFERYDEAFPAFITLLTIPLTYSIARGIGYGFITYVVIKLLTGRPREVHPALWAVAALFVLSFVWAS; this is encoded by the coding sequence ATGGCTACCTCAGAATCGACCCATGTCTCGGAGCAGGCCTTCGGCGAGCCCGGCCCCCTCGAACGCCGCTTCCGCCTGCGAGAACGCTCCACGACCGCGGGGGCCGAGGCGGTGGCCGGCGTCACGACCTTCATGACCATGGCGTACATCCTCTTCGTCAACCCCTCCATCCTGGGGGCGGCCGGGATGCCGGCCGAGGCGGTGGCGGTGGCGACCGCGGTGGCCGCCGGGCTCACGACGCTCGCCATGGGGCTGTACACCAACTACCCCTTCGCGCTGGCTCCGGGCATGGGCCTCAACGCTGCGCTCGCCTACGGGCTCGTGCTGGGCCAGCACGTACCGTGGCAGACGGCCATGGGGGTCATCTTCGTGGAAGGGGCCCTCGTGACGCTGCTCGTGCTGACCAACGTGCGGGAGGCGGTCATGGACGCCATCCCCCTGGCCCTCAAGCGGGCCATCGGCGCGGGCATCGGGCTTTTCATCGCGTTCATCGGGCTGACGCAGTCGGGGATCGTGGTGCGCAGCGAGGCGACGCTGGTCACGTTCGGTTCGTTCACGGATCCGAAGGTGCTGCTCACCTTCGGCGGGCTGCTGGTGACGGCGACGCTCCTGTCGTTGCGGGTGCGGGGCGCCATCCTGATCGGCATCCTGCTCACGGCGCTGGCAGGGGTGCCGCTCGGCATCACGCAGTGGCCGCAGCAGTGGGTGCGGCTGCCGCACGCCGGGTCGTTTTCGACGTTCTTCCAGCTGGACGTCGCCGGGGCGCTGCAGCTCGGGCTGTTGAGCGCGATCTTCGCCTTCATGATGACGGACTTCTTCGACACCATGGGCACGGTGGTGGCCGTGGCCGGCGAGGGAGGGCTGCTCGACCGGGAGGGGCGGTTGCCGGGCATCCGCCGGGTGCTGCTGGTCGACTCGCTGGCGGCGGTGACGGGCGGGCTGGCCGGCGCCAGCTCGGTGACGACCTACGTGGAGAGCGCCGCCGGCGTGGCCGAGGGCGGCAGAACGGGCCTCTCGTCGGTGGTGACCGCGGTCCTCTTCTTCCTGGCCATCTTCTTCGCCCCGGTGCTGGTGGTCGTGCCCCCGCAGGCGACCGCGGCGGCGCTGGTGGTCGTAGGGTTCTTGATGCTCGGGACCGTGGTACGGGAGATCCACTTCGAGCGGTACGACGAGGCCTTCCCGGCCTTCATCACGTTGTTGACCATCCCGCTCACCTACAGCATCGCCAGGGGGATCGGCTACGGCTTCATCACGTACGTCGTCATCAAGCTCCTCACCGGGCGCCCCCGGGAGGTGCACCCGGCGCTTTGGGCCGTGGCGGCCCTCTTCGTGCTGAGCTTCGTGTGGGCAAGCTGA
- a CDS encoding glycosyltransferase: MYRYALLPDRARGQVTPERPAPGDAEPAARVPVSRGPFRMDTHCHSTASSVPSHWLMQALRMPECPTPPERVYRVARARGMHGVTITDHDTIDGALTLAHLPGFVVGEEVTARFPEDGCPVHVVALGLTPHDHERIQRARHDLYELVALLRERRIAHYLAHPLAPVGPQLSAWHVERLLLLFHAWAAADAAHTPRLHAATEWLVRWANEGDHLAMLAERHDLPVPPAPSICLTGGSDDHSGLTIGLSYTEADGARTVDEFLEALRQGRVRPGGMKGDDVALPRAVYSVGYQVLKERGMLPGGLGRLGVVLDGWLTPPGSTPATPAARPAGVWARLSRSGRTGSPGRHAGHPVVSAAVLRAADWWFSRTVALAAKRLARGGVQAVLQDAAILRAALTAHGMMLPLWMTIAQQRKDERAAAHLAAAVTEADPGASQELGPLLTGGSSVGYFVDTLDEINGVSLTSLRLAGWAARTGHDLTVLGADVDRRRLTQRAASRVRPLRTIARMPLPGYPALILHVPSMTQVLQLASSFDVIHAATPGPVGLAALAAARMLGRPFTAAYHTHLPEYAEALTGSPELAQLAWRAMRWFYGEADRILVPSRAVAEHLLAHGIDAETGGQRLVVFRRGVDTEAFHPRHRVPGFWARRGVPEGPAHPVVLYVGRISREKNLDALLSLAAGLGASASLRALGVFPVVVLVGEGPYREELERRAPPNVRFTGPLTGAQLAAAYASAAVFAFPSVTDTFGNVVLEAMASGLPCLVTDRGGPQEQVVDGQSGWVLPAERWVTEALGCLEMLLGRPELLQAMGARARAEAERRPVDAGLEEMWRSIAQAARLPAERARRSAPAEHGAVPAGTARSDRAVAVHGAPAAAGAGAAPGAGNGTAPAGVRAAAATEPGARRLGAVAAVTSGALGR, encoded by the coding sequence GTGTATCGCTATGCGCTTCTTCCGGACCGTGCTCGAGGGCAGGTGACCCCTGAGAGGCCCGCCCCCGGTGATGCCGAGCCGGCCGCTCGGGTGCCCGTCTCCCGAGGGCCTTTCCGGATGGACACCCACTGCCATTCGACCGCCTCCTCGGTCCCGTCTCACTGGCTGATGCAGGCGCTGCGCATGCCGGAGTGCCCCACGCCCCCCGAACGGGTCTACCGGGTCGCCAGGGCCCGCGGCATGCACGGCGTCACCATCACCGACCATGACACCATCGACGGCGCGCTGACCCTGGCCCACCTGCCCGGCTTCGTGGTAGGCGAGGAGGTCACCGCCCGGTTTCCCGAGGACGGGTGCCCGGTGCACGTCGTGGCCCTGGGCCTGACCCCGCACGATCACGAACGCATCCAACGAGCCCGACACGACCTGTACGAGCTGGTCGCCCTCCTCCGGGAACGCCGCATCGCCCACTACCTCGCCCACCCCCTGGCCCCCGTGGGCCCCCAGCTCTCGGCGTGGCACGTCGAACGCCTCTTGCTCCTCTTCCACGCCTGGGCGGCCGCCGACGCCGCCCACACCCCGCGCCTGCACGCCGCCACGGAGTGGCTCGTACGGTGGGCCAACGAGGGCGATCACCTCGCCATGCTGGCCGAGCGCCACGACCTTCCCGTGCCGCCCGCGCCTTCCATCTGCCTGACCGGCGGGTCCGACGACCACAGCGGGCTGACCATCGGCCTCTCGTACACCGAGGCGGACGGAGCGCGTACGGTCGACGAGTTTCTCGAGGCGCTGCGCCAGGGACGGGTGCGCCCGGGCGGGATGAAGGGTGACGACGTGGCCCTTCCCCGGGCGGTCTACAGCGTCGGCTACCAGGTGCTCAAAGAGCGTGGCATGCTTCCCGGCGGTCTCGGGCGGCTGGGTGTGGTGTTAGACGGCTGGCTGACGCCGCCCGGCTCCACCCCGGCCACACCCGCCGCCCGGCCGGCGGGCGTTTGGGCACGGCTGAGCCGGTCGGGGCGCACGGGCTCTCCGGGCCGCCACGCCGGCCATCCGGTCGTCTCGGCGGCGGTCCTGCGGGCCGCCGATTGGTGGTTCTCCCGGACCGTCGCCCTGGCGGCGAAGCGGCTCGCCCGGGGCGGCGTCCAGGCCGTTCTCCAGGATGCGGCCATTCTGAGGGCGGCGCTCACGGCGCACGGGATGATGCTCCCCCTCTGGATGACCATCGCCCAGCAGCGCAAGGACGAGCGGGCAGCGGCCCACCTGGCCGCCGCCGTCACGGAGGCAGACCCTGGGGCCTCGCAGGAACTGGGCCCGCTGCTGACAGGCGGCTCGTCCGTCGGCTACTTCGTGGACACCCTGGACGAGATCAACGGCGTGAGCCTCACCTCGCTTCGGCTCGCGGGGTGGGCCGCCCGCACGGGGCACGACCTCACCGTGCTCGGCGCCGACGTCGACCGCCGCCGCCTCACGCAACGAGCCGCCTCCCGGGTGCGGCCGCTTCGCACCATCGCCCGCATGCCGCTGCCCGGCTATCCGGCGCTCATCCTGCACGTGCCCTCGATGACCCAGGTGCTGCAGCTGGCCTCCTCGTTCGACGTGATCCACGCCGCCACGCCCGGGCCCGTGGGACTGGCCGCCCTGGCAGCCGCCCGCATGCTGGGGCGCCCGTTCACGGCGGCGTATCACACGCACCTGCCCGAGTACGCCGAGGCCCTGACCGGGAGCCCCGAGCTGGCGCAGCTCGCCTGGCGGGCCATGCGGTGGTTCTACGGAGAGGCGGACCGCATCCTGGTGCCGTCCAGGGCCGTGGCGGAGCACCTGCTGGCCCACGGGATCGACGCCGAGACCGGCGGGCAGCGGCTCGTGGTATTTCGCCGGGGGGTGGACACGGAGGCCTTCCACCCGCGCCACCGGGTCCCGGGGTTTTGGGCCAGGCGGGGAGTGCCCGAAGGGCCGGCCCATCCCGTCGTCCTGTACGTGGGCCGCATCTCCAGAGAGAAGAACCTTGACGCCTTGCTGAGCCTGGCGGCGGGCCTCGGGGCCAGCGCGTCGCTGCGGGCGCTCGGCGTCTTTCCCGTGGTAGTGCTGGTCGGCGAGGGGCCGTACCGGGAGGAGCTGGAGCGGCGGGCGCCGCCCAACGTGCGCTTCACCGGGCCGCTGACGGGGGCGCAGCTGGCGGCGGCGTACGCGTCGGCGGCCGTGTTTGCGTTCCCGAGCGTGACCGACACCTTCGGCAACGTGGTGCTGGAGGCGATGGCGTCGGGGCTGCCGTGCCTCGTGACCGACCGGGGCGGGCCCCAGGAGCAGGTCGTGGACGGGCAGAGCGGGTGGGTGCTGCCGGCGGAGCGATGGGTCACGGAGGCGCTGGGATGCCTGGAGATGCTCCTGGGGCGGCCGGAACTGCTGCAGGCCATGGGTGCCCGGGCCAGGGCGGAAGCCGAGCGGCGCCCGGTGGACGCGGGCCTCGAAGAGATGTGGCGGTCCATCGCGCAGGCAGCCCGGCTGCCGGCCGAACGGGCGCGGCGTTCCGCTCCTGCCGAGCATGGGGCCGTTCCTGCCGGGACGGCGAGATCCGACAGGGCCGTCGCCGTCCACGGGGCGCCCGCGGCGGCGGGCGCCGGGGCGGCTCCGGGTGCAGGCAACGGGACGGCGCCGGCAGGGGTGCGCGCCGCTGCCGCGACGGAGCCGGGAGCGCGCCGCCTCGGGGCGGTCGCGGCGGTGACCTCCGGTGCCCTTGGTCGTTGA
- a CDS encoding glycosyltransferase — protein sequence MPLVVDLTHFLHARSGGVRTYLRYKGRHLEAAGWRHAIIAPGSRDGIRRLERSLLVTLWSPVVPGAAPYRVLVRTRAVLALLRRLRPSVIELGSPYLLPSVATAAGHQLGAPVVGFYHAHVPQAHLEPLIGMLGLARGGTVDRAASEAAWHYLRRVYRPLDRLAAPSAAMATELSRHGAVPPAGCTVIPLGVDTEDFHPRHRSAEWRAAHLVAGAPANGAGRVVVLYVGRLSPEKGAARLVELAAELERAQPGRFVVWIVGDGPLRAQLQRAAPPNVGFLGHLEGPALRTAYASADLFVTASESETFGLAPLEAQASGLPVVAPASGALPEVVDPRSGRLVPSAAPAALAAAVTALARQPSELAARGRSARAFVEGRFSWERTFRRLMALYADVLAARRRPALR from the coding sequence GTGCCCTTGGTCGTTGACCTCACCCACTTCCTGCACGCCCGAAGCGGTGGGGTGCGCACCTACCTGCGCTACAAGGGGCGCCACCTCGAAGCGGCGGGGTGGCGGCACGCCATCATCGCTCCCGGATCCCGGGACGGCATCCGGCGCCTGGAGCGTTCGCTGCTCGTGACCCTCTGGTCGCCGGTGGTGCCGGGGGCCGCCCCCTACCGGGTGCTCGTGCGCACCCGGGCGGTGCTGGCCCTGCTGCGGCGGCTGCGCCCGTCCGTCATCGAACTCGGCAGCCCCTACCTGTTGCCCAGCGTGGCCACCGCGGCAGGCCACCAGTTGGGGGCGCCCGTGGTGGGGTTCTACCACGCGCACGTGCCCCAGGCCCACCTCGAGCCGCTCATCGGGATGCTGGGGCTCGCCCGCGGGGGCACGGTCGACCGGGCAGCGAGCGAGGCCGCCTGGCACTACCTGCGCCGGGTCTACCGCCCGCTCGACCGCCTGGCGGCCCCTTCGGCCGCGATGGCGACCGAGCTTTCCCGGCATGGGGCCGTCCCACCGGCCGGCTGCACGGTCATCCCGCTCGGCGTCGACACCGAGGACTTCCACCCCCGTCACCGGTCCGCCGAGTGGCGGGCGGCGCACCTGGTGGCGGGCGCGCCGGCGAACGGTGCCGGCCGGGTCGTCGTCCTGTACGTGGGGCGCCTCTCGCCCGAGAAAGGAGCCGCCCGGCTCGTCGAACTCGCCGCCGAGCTGGAACGGGCGCAACCCGGGAGGTTCGTCGTCTGGATCGTGGGCGACGGGCCGCTGCGGGCGCAGCTTCAGCGTGCGGCGCCGCCCAACGTGGGGTTCCTCGGGCACCTGGAGGGCCCGGCCCTGCGCACGGCTTACGCGAGCGCCGACTTGTTCGTGACCGCTTCCGAGAGCGAGACGTTCGGGCTGGCGCCCCTGGAGGCGCAGGCGAGCGGGCTCCCGGTGGTGGCGCCGGCGAGCGGGGCGCTGCCCGAGGTGGTCGATCCCCGGTCGGGGCGGCTCGTGCCGTCGGCCGCGCCTGCCGCTCTGGCGGCCGCCGTGACGGCGCTGGCACGGCAACCGTCGGAACTGGCGGCCAGGGGGCGCTCGGCCCGGGCCTTCGTGGAGGGACGCTTTTCGTGGGAACGCACCTTTCGCCGCCTGATGGCCCTCTACGCGGACGTGCTGGCGGCGAGGCGCCGCCCGGCCCTGCGTTGA
- a CDS encoding GNAT family N-acetyltransferase: protein MRPYLPSDRAAVRAICIQTAWAGSSVAERFPDPELFADFLTAYYTDAEPASTWVVEAMEPASDRERPRVVGYLTACLDPARFRRHRLRTAPGMAVRLLAILVRVLVHTLGERLRGVPAPAPGARQLRFLGWLVGRSWREVPQAPPGCGHFHFNILPAWRAAGAGLALVRAMEARALEVARLGRIRGMYGQIAIGESRRSAALFERLGWKLYDSRPFTKYGEPAYGEPAGHAGAPAPPGSRSADGAPAARRMATFWKPLP, encoded by the coding sequence GTGCGCCCCTACCTCCCCTCCGACCGGGCCGCCGTCCGGGCCATCTGCATCCAGACCGCGTGGGCGGGGAGCAGCGTGGCAGAGCGCTTCCCCGACCCCGAGCTCTTCGCCGACTTTCTCACCGCCTACTATACGGACGCCGAACCCGCCTCCACCTGGGTCGTCGAGGCGATGGAGCCCGCTTCGGACCGGGAGCGGCCCCGCGTCGTCGGCTACCTCACGGCCTGCCTCGACCCGGCCCGCTTTCGCCGCCACCGCCTGCGCACGGCCCCCGGCATGGCGGTGCGGCTGCTCGCGATCCTCGTCCGCGTGCTGGTGCACACCTTGGGCGAGCGCCTCCGCGGCGTTCCCGCCCCCGCCCCGGGCGCCCGGCAGCTGCGGTTCCTCGGATGGCTCGTCGGGCGCTCCTGGCGGGAAGTGCCCCAGGCACCGCCCGGTTGTGGCCACTTCCATTTCAACATCTTGCCGGCCTGGCGTGCCGCCGGGGCGGGGCTTGCCCTGGTGCGGGCGATGGAGGCCAGGGCGCTCGAGGTGGCCCGCCTCGGGCGGATCCGGGGGATGTACGGGCAAATCGCCATCGGCGAGAGCCGGCGGTCGGCCGCCCTCTTCGAGCGGCTCGGCTGGAAGCTGTACGACAGCCGCCCGTTCACCAAGTACGGGGAGCCGGCGTACGGCGAGCCGGCCGGCCACGCCGGTGCGCCGGCCCCGCCCGGCTCGCGCAGCGCCGACGGCGCTCCCGCGGCCCGCCGCATGGCGACCTTCTGGAAGCCGCTTCCCTGA
- a CDS encoding molybdopterin-containing oxidoreductase family protein, with translation MPGVPGASPSAPASVATSAATAGSPPAAGAVVRTVCPHDCPDQCSILATVHDGRLVKVAGDPAHPFTGGFLCAKVNRYPERVHSPERIPTPLRRAGPKGSGRWEPVSWPQALDDIAERWQAVRARWGPEAILAYAYSGNMGLVSRNLPRALFHALGTSQVHVGTVCDTTAEAAWEATHGPVSPLDPERAAGADLIVAWGADPLTSNVHLWPFIERARSRGARLVVIAPYRNRTAQRADWWIPVRVATDGALALGVANVLFREGRADVAFLEREAEGWRRWAEDVLPHYPPERVAQLTGVPAPDVQRFARLLAGARAPFIRIGAALGRTLYGGAAVRAVAVLPAVLGAWARTGSDGHPVAGAYLESSYAFALDYEALRRPDLLRRPVRRVSHTQLGRALTEWDDPPVKALLIMANNPAVTCPDAGRVRRGLEREDLFVVVHDSFMTDTAALADLVLPATTSMESEDVYRSYGHLYIQYARPVIPPVGESRSNAWVVRQLAARFGLDDEVFRRDVAGHVRALLAGQPEELVERVLSGQPVKVPPTGGPGRWRTASGRISFVPPPNFTADTDQPRNGTATRPAGDAGARAGGAGDRPGRVAGAAEAPYPLRLLTAPGAVMSHTGFEAVATLRRRAGAPVCLLHPEDARARGIADGQPVMIFNERGHVGLRARVTGDTQPGLVVVEGTRATRAYLSGGPLNVLTSDRMADVGEGATYQSTWVDVRPLP, from the coding sequence ATGCCAGGCGTACCGGGAGCGTCTCCTTCAGCTCCGGCCTCTGTCGCCACCTCGGCCGCCACCGCCGGCTCGCCACCCGCCGCCGGCGCCGTCGTGCGCACCGTGTGCCCGCACGACTGCCCCGACCAGTGTTCGATCCTGGCGACCGTGCACGACGGGCGGCTCGTCAAGGTGGCCGGCGACCCGGCGCACCCGTTCACGGGTGGCTTCTTGTGCGCTAAGGTCAACCGCTACCCCGAGCGGGTCCATTCCCCCGAGCGCATCCCCACCCCCCTGCGCCGCGCCGGCCCCAAGGGGAGCGGCCGCTGGGAGCCCGTCTCGTGGCCGCAGGCCCTCGACGACATCGCCGAGCGCTGGCAGGCCGTCCGCGCCCGCTGGGGCCCCGAGGCCATCCTCGCGTACGCCTACAGCGGCAACATGGGCCTGGTGAGCCGCAACCTGCCCCGGGCCCTGTTTCACGCCCTCGGCACGAGCCAGGTCCACGTCGGCACGGTCTGCGACACCACCGCCGAAGCCGCCTGGGAAGCCACCCACGGGCCCGTCTCCCCCCTCGACCCGGAACGGGCCGCCGGCGCCGACCTCATCGTGGCGTGGGGCGCCGATCCGCTCACGTCCAACGTGCACCTGTGGCCCTTCATCGAACGGGCACGCTCCCGGGGCGCCCGGCTCGTCGTCATCGCCCCCTACCGCAACCGCACGGCGCAGCGGGCCGACTGGTGGATCCCGGTGCGGGTGGCGACCGACGGCGCGCTGGCGCTGGGCGTGGCCAACGTGCTCTTTCGGGAGGGGCGGGCCGACGTCGCCTTCCTGGAACGGGAAGCCGAGGGGTGGCGGCGCTGGGCCGAGGACGTGCTCCCCCACTACCCGCCCGAGCGGGTCGCCCAACTCACCGGCGTCCCCGCCCCCGACGTCCAACGGTTCGCCCGCCTGCTGGCCGGGGCGCGGGCGCCTTTCATCCGGATCGGGGCGGCGCTGGGGCGCACGCTGTACGGGGGCGCCGCCGTGCGGGCCGTCGCCGTTTTGCCGGCCGTGCTGGGCGCCTGGGCCCGCACCGGCTCGGACGGCCACCCCGTTGCCGGCGCTTACCTCGAGAGCTCGTACGCGTTCGCACTGGATTACGAGGCGCTGCGCCGGCCCGACCTGCTGCGACGGCCCGTCCGCCGGGTCAGCCACACCCAGCTCGGGCGGGCGCTCACCGAGTGGGACGACCCTCCCGTCAAGGCCCTGCTCATCATGGCCAACAACCCGGCCGTCACCTGCCCCGACGCCGGCCGGGTGCGCCGGGGGCTCGAGCGGGAGGATCTCTTCGTGGTCGTGCACGACAGCTTCATGACCGACACGGCGGCGCTGGCCGACCTCGTGCTGCCGGCGACGACCTCCATGGAAAGCGAGGACGTCTACCGCAGCTACGGCCACCTCTACATCCAGTACGCCCGCCCGGTCATCCCGCCGGTCGGCGAGTCACGCTCCAACGCCTGGGTCGTCCGGCAACTCGCGGCCCGCTTCGGCCTCGACGACGAGGTCTTCCGGCGAGACGTGGCCGGCCACGTGCGGGCGCTCCTGGCCGGCCAGCCCGAGGAGCTCGTCGAGCGCGTGCTCTCGGGCCAGCCGGTCAAAGTCCCGCCCACGGGCGGCCCCGGCCGCTGGCGCACCGCCTCGGGCAGGATCTCTTTCGTACCGCCTCCCAACTTCACGGCCGACACGGACCAGCCGCGCAACGGCACGGCCACCCGCCCCGCCGGTGATGCGGGCGCCCGAGCCGGCGGGGCCGGCGACCGTCCCGGCCGCGTCGCAGGCGCCGCCGAAGCTCCCTATCCCCTGCGGCTGCTCACGGCGCCGGGGGCCGTCATGAGCCACACCGGGTTCGAGGCGGTGGCCACGCTCAGGCGGCGGGCCGGCGCTCCGGTGTGCCTGCTGCATCCCGAGGATGCCCGCGCCCGGGGCATCGCCGACGGCCAGCCGGTCATGATCTTCAACGAGCGCGGCCATGTCGGGCTGCGAGCCCGGGTCACCGGGGACACGCAGCCCGGGCTCGTGGTCGTGGAAGGGACGAGGGCCACCCGGGCCTATCTTTCGGGCGGCCCCCTCAACGTGCTGACCTCGGATCGGATGGCCGACGTGGGGGAGGGCGCCACCTACCAGAGCACGTGGGTGGACGTGCGCCCCCTCCCCTGA
- a CDS encoding SAM hydrolase/SAM-dependent halogenase family protein: protein MNRWVRRPSAAPALAVAVATVVAAAAWGLAGVAGVPWATPGVPVLAPAARAAEAGGQERFTPNGVVALMTDYGERDFYVGAIKGVALATFPDVKLVDITHQVQPYNIHEGAVTLWLAAREFPAGTVFVGVVDPGVGTERRPIVVETRNGHVYVGPDNGLFTLVMQEFGVKSVRHIINRSYMRPGPVSYSFHGRDIFTPVAAHLAAGWPVEAVGPEIGDYVRLAVEPAQQTEEALTGQIIFIDQYGNLQANITGEMVRRWGLQIGDQLVVQVGNTAIPSVWVHTYGDVPEGEDLVFLASTDLVEIAVNMGSAKERFGASLGAKVTIKRRSGP, encoded by the coding sequence ATGAACCGGTGGGTCAGGAGGCCTTCGGCCGCGCCGGCGCTGGCAGTGGCCGTGGCAACCGTCGTGGCGGCAGCCGCGTGGGGGCTGGCAGGAGTCGCGGGGGTGCCGTGGGCGACGCCGGGGGTGCCGGTGCTGGCGCCGGCGGCGCGGGCGGCCGAGGCAGGCGGCCAGGAGCGCTTCACTCCCAACGGCGTCGTCGCCCTGATGACCGACTACGGGGAGCGGGACTTCTACGTCGGCGCCATCAAGGGCGTGGCGCTCGCGACCTTCCCGGACGTGAAGCTCGTCGACATCACGCACCAGGTCCAACCGTACAACATCCACGAGGGCGCCGTGACGCTGTGGCTTGCGGCGAGGGAGTTCCCGGCGGGGACGGTCTTCGTGGGCGTGGTCGATCCGGGCGTGGGCACCGAGCGGCGGCCGATCGTCGTGGAAACTCGCAACGGGCACGTGTACGTGGGGCCGGACAACGGGCTGTTCACGCTGGTGATGCAGGAGTTCGGGGTCAAGAGCGTGCGGCACATCATCAACCGGAGCTACATGCGGCCGGGGCCGGTGTCGTACTCGTTCCACGGGCGGGACATCTTCACCCCGGTGGCGGCGCATCTGGCGGCGGGATGGCCCGTCGAGGCGGTGGGCCCGGAGATCGGCGACTACGTGCGGCTGGCGGTCGAACCGGCGCAACAGACGGAAGAGGCGCTGACCGGACAGATCATTTTCATCGACCAGTACGGCAACCTTCAGGCCAACATCACCGGCGAGATGGTGCGGCGGTGGGGGCTGCAGATAGGGGACCAGCTGGTCGTACAGGTGGGCAACACGGCCATCCCGTCGGTGTGGGTGCACACGTACGGGGACGTGCCCGAGGGCGAGGACCTGGTCTTCCTGGCGAGCACCGACCTGGTGGAGATTGCGGTCAACATGGGCAGCGCCAAGGAGCGGTTCGGGGCGAGCCTGGGGGCGAAGGTGACCATCAAGCGGCGGTCCGGGCCGTGA